CGATGCCGACGATGTCTCCCTCGCGCAGCTCCCGTGGTCCTGGAATGCCGTGCACGACCTGGTCGTTGACCGACGAGCAGATGCTGGCCGGGAATCCGCGATAACCCTTGAACGACGGACGGCCGCCGTGACTGCGAATGAACTCCTCCGCCAGCCGGTCCAGCTCGATCGTCGTCACTCCGGGTCGCACCTCCCGATGCATCAACTGAAGCGTGCGCGCCACCACCTGGGCGGCCGCTCGAATCGCCTCGACTTCGTCCCGATCCCTGAGATGCACTGCCACGTCGCTCACCTAACAGCCCAGCGCCTGGGAGAGCGAGTGATAGACGTCATCCACCGGACCTGTCGCCGGAATCATTCGCAGCCGGCCCTGGCCCCGGTAATAGCTCAGCAGCGGCGCGGTCTGTTCTTCGTAGACTTCGAGCCGGCGCCGCACCGTCTCTTCCTTGTCGTCCTCTCGCTGCGTGAGCACGGTTCCCGGATGGTCGTCGCACTCCTGGTCGTTCCTGGGCGGCGCCGTGATCAGGTTGTAGGCGCGCTTGCACACCGGGCACTCGCGCCGAGCGCTGAGCCGCCGCACCAGCTCTTCCTGAGGCGCGTCGAGCCCGACCGCGGCGTCGAGCCGCTGCCCGCGCGACTGCAGCATCGAGTCGAGCGCGTCGGCCTGCGGCACGGTGCGCGGGAAGCCGTCCAGCACGAACCCCTCGGCTGCGTCCTCCTCGGCGCTGCGATCGCGCACCAGCCCGATCATCACCTCGTCGGGCACCAGGAGACCGTTGTCCATCCGGTTGCGCGCCTCGAGCCCGAGCGGAGTCTGGCGCGCCACGGCATCGCGCAGGATCTCGCCGGTCGAGATCAACGCCCAGCGATGGTGAGCCGCCAGTCGACGGCCTTGAGTTCCCTTCCCGACGCCGGGAGGACCGAGGAGCACCAGGCGCATGCTCACATCCTTTGACGGCCGCGGATCCGGCCGCGCTTGACGAAGCCTTCGTAATGACGCATCAACAAGTGCGACTCCACCTGCTGCAGGGTGTCGAGCGCCACGCCCACGACGATCAGCACGCTGGTTCCGCCGAAGTCGAGGAACGGCAGCCCCATCGACATGATGAGGAGGTCGGGCACGATCGCGACCAGCGCCAGGAAGATGGCTCCTGGAAGCGTGATGCGCGACAGGACCTGATCGATGTACTCCGCGGTCTTGGCGCCCGGGCGAATGCCGGGCACGAAGCCGCCGTACTTGCGGATGTTCTCCGCCAGATCGTTGGGGTTGAGCACGACCGCCGTATAGAAATAGGTGAAGAACACGATGATCAATCCGTACAGCACGTTGTAGACCAGGCTGGTCGGCGCGAACCAGGCTCCCATGGCCGCCAGCGGATGGTTGGGCGGCACGAATCCCGCGACCGCCGCCGGCAGGCTCATGACCGAGAGCGCGAAGATGATCGGGATGACCCCCGCGGTGTTCACCCGCAGCGGGATGTGGGTGTTGGCGCCTCCGTACATCCGGCGCCCGACGATCCGCTTGGCGTACTGCACCGGGATCTTGCGGCTGGCCTGGGTCATGAGGATCACCGACGCGATCACGCCGATCATGATCACGAGCACCGCCAGGATCGCCATCAGGCTGATCGAGCCGGCGCGGAAGGTGTCGTAGCCCGCGGCCAGCGAGTTGGGCAGGCGGCCGATGATGTTCACGAAGATGATCAGCGAGATGCCGTTTCCGATGCCGTGCTCGGTGATCTTCTCGCCCAGCCACATCACGAAGATCGTGCCGGCGGTCTGGGTGATGATGGTGGACAGCACGAACATCGGCCCGGGGTTCGGCACGACGGTGACGCCCTCGGACGCCCCCATGTTCACCAGGAAGACGCTGTAGGCGTACGACTGGATGATGGAGATCAGCACCGTGCCGTAACGGGTGAGCTGCGTGATCTTCTTCTGACCCTCTTCGCCTTCCTTGCGCAGCTTCTCGAGATAAGGCACCACCGCGCCGAGGAGCTGGAGGATGATCGACGACGAGATGTACGGCATGATGCCGAGCGCGAACACCGTGGCGCGCGAGAACGCGCCGCCGACAAAGAAGTCGTAGAGCCCGAACAGCGTTCCGCGCTGGCTCTCGAAGGCTCCTGCCAGGGCCTGCGCGTTGACGCCGGGCGAGGGCATGTGCTCGCCCAGGCGATAGATCGCGAACAAGCCGAGCGTGAAAAGGATCCTCCGCTTCAGCTCGGGCACGGCGAGAATGTTGCGAAACTTCTCGAGCATGACTCCCCTTAGGACCGGACCGGCGTCTCCACCTTGCCGCCCACGCCTTCGATTGCCTTGCGGGCCGACTCACTCGCGGCGTCCACGCGCACCGTCAACGCCACCTTCACCTGTCCACCACCGAGCAGCTTCACGGGCTTCTTGCCTCGCACCAGCCCGGCCTTCTTCAGCCAGTCGCGGTCGACGACCGTCCCGGCCTCGGCCGCTTCCAGGCGCGCCACGGCCACCGGCTGGTACTCGACGCGCGTGTGGTTGGTGAATCCACGCTTGGGGGTCCGGCGCTGAAGGGGCATCTGACCGCCCTCGAACCACGCCGGAATCTTGCCGCCTGCGCGCGCCTTCTTCCCCTTGTGCCCCTTGCCCGCGGTGCCGCCCAGGCCGGAGGCCGCGCCCTTGCCGCGGCGCTTCGAGGGGCGGGTCGAGCCCGCCGCCGGATGGATCGCTCCCAATCGCATGCGCTACTTCCCCTGGCGAACGTCCTCCACCTCGACGAGGTGGCGGACCTTGAAGAT
The genomic region above belongs to Candidatus Eisenbacteria bacterium and contains:
- the rplO gene encoding 50S ribosomal protein L15; this translates as MRLGAIHPAAGSTRPSKRRGKGAASGLGGTAGKGHKGKKARAGGKIPAWFEGGQMPLQRRTPKRGFTNHTRVEYQPVAVARLEAAEAGTVVDRDWLKKAGLVRGKKPVKLLGGGQVKVALTVRVDAASESARKAIEGVGGKVETPVRS
- a CDS encoding adenylate kinase; translation: MRLVLLGPPGVGKGTQGRRLAAHHRWALISTGEILRDAVARQTPLGLEARNRMDNGLLVPDEVMIGLVRDRSAEEDAAEGFVLDGFPRTVPQADALDSMLQSRGQRLDAAVGLDAPQEELVRRLSARRECPVCKRAYNLITAPPRNDQECDDHPGTVLTQREDDKEETVRRRLEVYEEQTAPLLSYYRGQGRLRMIPATGPVDDVYHSLSQALGC
- the secY gene encoding preprotein translocase subunit SecY, with translation MLEKFRNILAVPELKRRILFTLGLFAIYRLGEHMPSPGVNAQALAGAFESQRGTLFGLYDFFVGGAFSRATVFALGIMPYISSSIILQLLGAVVPYLEKLRKEGEEGQKKITQLTRYGTVLISIIQSYAYSVFLVNMGASEGVTVVPNPGPMFVLSTIITQTAGTIFVMWLGEKITEHGIGNGISLIIFVNIIGRLPNSLAAGYDTFRAGSISLMAILAVLVIMIGVIASVILMTQASRKIPVQYAKRIVGRRMYGGANTHIPLRVNTAGVIPIIFALSVMSLPAAVAGFVPPNHPLAAMGAWFAPTSLVYNVLYGLIIVFFTYFYTAVVLNPNDLAENIRKYGGFVPGIRPGAKTAEYIDQVLSRITLPGAIFLALVAIVPDLLIMSMGLPFLDFGGTSVLIVVGVALDTLQQVESHLLMRHYEGFVKRGRIRGRQRM